The nucleotide window GAGTGTCATTAACCTTAACGAACCCAGAACTTTATCTGTGCATGCCCATTTCCTTATAAATGCGTAACCTATCTTACTTGTTTCACAAAAAACATGTTACTTTGGCAGGCTTGGCAACTTTGGACGGACGAAAAATTAGGTGAGCTGATTTATTCTCCTCCAGGCAATGTACGTAAAGAGATAGAAAGGCACATTCATGTGGCACTCTTATGTGTTCAAGAAAGCGCAGAGCATCGACCTGATATGGAGCGAGTTGTCACAATGCTAAACAATAAAGATGTGAGCTTACCCAAGCCTATGCAGCCAGCTTACTTCAATGTAAATCCTAGTGAGGAAGAAGTTTCATCACGGAGCGTTACTATGACTATGAGTATCACGCTAGAAAGGTAGAAGCGCATTGTCATAATTTCTGAGAAAAATGCTTGTAATTATCTGCATCAAGAGGAAAATGTTTGCACCAATATAGTCATACGAGTAAGTTTGATTGTTATGCAAATTTATTAACACAACACACATTTTTACATTTTTGCTTGGATATGCAAAACACTTGTTGGGATGAACCTGAACCTGAACCTTTGAAATTTCAACCTCGTGTCTTAAACAACAAAATGGGGTGTCTGATCCTAAAACAAAGGCATTTTGAAAACCACAGTAGCAGCAGTTGCAACACAGTTTCAAGTAAAAACAGCAACAACACTACTCTGATCTTGAGTTGCTTTATTCCTAGAGTAAACTTCACAGCAGATAGTACATGACATTGATGTCCACTACCAATCAGATAAATTCATGAGAACGAACTGGCAAACTGCAATTGGGACACACATAATGGGGGTACAGTAACCGCTACCGTAGGGTGCTCTCAACTTGGGCAGCAGACGGCACTCCGCACGAGGTTAATTCCTATGAATCCCTGACTCAAatcgaaaagcaaaagcgaaaaagAGGGGACTCGTAGGGCCGAACCTCGGTTCATGTGGCGCAATGTCTGTGTCAACACCCACGCGAACCTGAACCCGGAGAAGGTCGCGGCGGTAGTCCGCCGCCGTACCCGTCGCAGGCAGCGCAAGGGTGCCCGCCGTCGCTGTTCGTCACCACTCACCAGTTCCACTTCGAGCCCGTCGTCGCCACTCGCCAGTCCCATTCAGGGCCGCCTGGGCCGTGGGCTAATCGAGTTGAACCAAACGTAATAAGGGCCCAGCATGTTCTCTTGTGAGTCTTGATTGGGCCGGATCACACAATGTACGAGTAGGACTAGGGGTGTACTATTTTTTAGGCCACGTATAATATCCTTCCTCTAATCTTAATCATCAATACAAGTTCATCTTGGTTTGTCCTAAATTAGTTTTCTCAAGCTATATAGATTCACAACACAAGATTACATTAAAAAATAATCATGATAAAATTTCTATACAATTTTATAAATACGATATATGCCGATGTAGAGAAGAAGAGAAGAGATAGAgatatcagcctgttcgcttgttcgtTTCAGCCggggcttatcagtcatggtacagtgtttttctctcctaACAAATCAGCCGTACAAACCAGCACAagcggcctatagaccagctgaACAGGCTGAGAGACTAGTATTAGTTGCAACGCAATGCTTAGGGGTCCGTTCGTTTCTCTCGGAATTGTGCCCTGGAAGATTTCCATCTAGAACCACAAGATAATTTATATAGCAATTGAATAACCGGAACGAATCTTGGCCTTATTTTGGAACAATCGAATGAGCCCTAATTCAAAAACGTGACCGTATGACGATGCACGGTAACAATTTCCAAGCAATCGCTTCCAACGGGATGGAAACCGCAAACCAGTACAACACACGCCAACACACCCATCGGGGATCGACAACCTGCTAAGTTAGGAGTGTCACATGAGGTCACatcgagtgttcggatagtaataataaaacaaattacataagttctcagtaatccacgagacaaatttattaagcctaattaatccgtcattagaacatgtttactgtagcgccacattgtcaaatcatggactagttaggcttaaaaaattcgtctcacaaattcgTCTTAATCTGTGCATTTAGGTTCACGCACCTTTTGCTTGATGCTCGATGCGGACTGCCTGCTGCTGCTAGTTTGCTGCTCCCGCTGGTATTACCATTTACCACTAGTCGACCACTCGCATTGTAACCTTGTTGGCCGACCGGGGAGGACTGACTGAACACTGAAGAAAATAATCATGGTTGACTGACTGACTGACCGACCGACTGCTGGCGGCTGGAACAAGCGGTGTTCAGTTCAGACAGGAGATCTCGCCATCAGTTTCAGAGCTTCCAAGTtccaaccaaacactctgcatgCGGTGAAGAATGGACATACGTGACCTGTTCGTAGGGATTTTTCAGTTTAGGTTCCAGTAGACAAGTCATTCTTCGGACTTCGGAGCTGCCTGTGATATGGGAGCTGCAACCTAATAGTGACATACCTTTCCAGGAAAACAAACGACAGCGTGACCCGCTGATATTTCCAGGTCTTAATCTGGAACTACACAACATAGTTCTCGGATATTTCCACTCccttttcaaagaaaaaaaaaaactaaaacaatTGTGTAGTAGTACCATGTATTACATCATTTATCCAAATAAGTCCTCAAGAAAAGTTTACCAAAACAATATATCAGCATGTAAATCATAAGGCCTCTCAAAAGGAATTCATATAAGAAAATGCTTAAATCCAATAGCCAGTTGGGTCATTTTATAATTAAACACTCTCAAGAATTTCTACCTTCCTTGCTTCCCATGTCACACTGCCAGTCGACATCAGGTCAATTTGTTATTTCTTACAGCATTCAAGCATGTGACGTGAGCAAGGACTAGGAAGTTCCCTCACAAGAATATTACAAGCCAGTCactgtgtgttttttttttcttcctgctGGAAGTAACTTTCttcttgcaaaaaaaaaacaatgcatACATTATTTAATACGCATTCATATGTACTCCATGTGTCCAAAGCCACTAGTCCCATACTCAAACACAAGGATAACGCACGATGCTACTTGTTTCCCTCCTCCTACTTCTTTCTTCCCCAAAGCTGTTAGCTGAAGGTCCCTTCTGCAGCAATGCTAACACCGCATGCATGCCAAGCAGTACCTACATGTCGAGCCTGAAATCCCTTGCTGAAGACCTGATTGGCATCATCACAAGCTCAAACTCACACTCAGCTCATGGCGCAGCCGGAACAGGTGCTGGCAGGGTCTATGGAGCGGTTCTATGCAGAGGAGACACAACCCCAGGCCACGATTGTGCACAGCGCCTTGAGGCCATTTATGCAGCCATCAGCAACAGCAGTAGCCCTTGCTCCTCCCAGAAGAACATAAACCTTTTTTACGACAGAAACCGGACCCAGCTAATATTCTCTGATCAGGACTTCAACTCCAGCTCCAGCAACTCTCAGGAATGCGTAGTGAGCGCTAATCTGAACCCTCCGCCAATTAGTGATGGTGATGACTCAGAGTTCGATGTGCCTGTTTCCAAACTGATGAACCAGCTTGCTGATGACATGGTGAGTAAATCAGTCAGCAGGTACGAGACAGGCCAGGGCTGGCTCCCTCAAACAAATCAGACAGTATATGGCCTTGTGCAGTGCACAGATGATATTGCATGGGAGGATTGCCGAGGTTGCCTGAAGGGCATTATAAACAACAGGAAGCAGATGGTTGGTAGTGGCCAGATGGGAGGTGCAATCCTAGGGATGTACTGCAGCTTGTGGTACCAGACTGAAGTTAAGTTCTTTGCTGGTAACCCGACGTTGTCAGTAGATATGCCCGTAGACCCCCCACGTAAGTACATCTTCAATCCTGAGTTGGTTGACTTGTTTCAAGTTTTCATCTTCATCTCCTCTAACCATCTGATTGAAACTAAACTCAGGTTTACGTTCAAAAAAAAGAAACTAAACTCAGGTGAATGCAAAATTAGATTCCCCGCCCCCACCAAAAAGACAAAGTGCCTCTTTTTTTTAGGTGGTCAAAATTGGGGTGCACATACTACATTATAACATTGTGTTAAATCTACCAAAATGATTTTGAAAGCATAGAAAATGTTTGCCTGCTTCCATTAAAATTTACTTGCTATAGGTATCAATCTACCATGTGACCCTCTTATTAAGATTTCTCGAAATCCAGCATTGACTACTGACTAGAATTTTCATTGGTTATAACTCATATACATGGATTTGCAGCAAACAAATTTTGGATCTGGATCACTATTGGGTCATTCTCCATAGTGGTTTCTGTTTCTTGGTTGCTTGTTCATATATGGATCAGAACAGAGAGAAAAAGAGGTAAAGTATTAGTCTCATGGCACTAACCTTGTTTCTGCTTTGATTTTAATGGTAAATAATGAGTACCAACAAAATACCTTCACAATGGCTTCCAGAACGAGCAAGATATGAACTGCAATTGCTCTCAATGGCAATACAAAATGTTATAAATCTTTGGAGGATTGAAGAAGGAAACTCAGGATTTTCACTGTACGATTTCTCTCAGATAAAAAAAGCCACCGGCAACTTCTCAAGTGAAAACAAACTTGGACAGGGTGGCTTTGGACCTGTTTATAAGGTAAATGTGCTAGCATATTAGCATTCAAATTCAACTATTTTTGTTATTGTATAACTTCATGTTGTATTTTATAAATAACATTTCCATTTCTGAGAAACAACCATGCCCATACATTTCACAAGAAAAATAAAACCTAATATCTTCTACTAAACGTGTGCTTTTTTTTCTGAATCTCtttcaaaaaaggaaaaaaaagagaggaaatgatgcATGTTTGTTGTAGCACCAGCTATAAAGTGATGAATAAAAAGTGTACTACTCTTTTTGTAATGTTTACTAATTTTAGGGCCTATTGCCTGGTGGTGTTGAAGTAGCAGTCAAAAGGCTTGCAGCATGTTCTGTACAAGGTTTACTAGAGTTCAAAAATGAAATTCAGCTGATAGCAAAGCTTCAACACAAAAATCTCGTTAGGTTGCTTGGCTGTTGTATCGAAGGAGATCAAGAAAAGATACTTGTCTATGAATATATGCAAAACAAAAGCTTGGACTTATTCATATTTGGCAAGCCATCCATAAGATTTCATCTTTTCATATATTCTGTAACTTgtgagttttttaatttttttgaaatCTAAATATTCAATAATTTTGTTCCTATTTTGCAGATCCAAAGAAAAGAGTACACTTAAACTGGTACATGCGTCTACATATAATTGATGGGATAGCACAGGGGATCTTGTACCTTCACAAGCATTCACGGTTATGTATTGTTCATAGGGATTTGAAAGCAAGTAACATTCTCTTGGATAGGGACATGACTCcaaaaatttctgattttggaaTTGCTAGAATATTCAGCTCAAATATGATAGAATCAAATACCACCAGAATAGTCGGCACACAGTAAGTATAAAAGGCATGTGGATTTTAAGTTTATATCTAAAAAAAGCAATTCTACACTTTTCTAATGAGAATAATGCAAACTTTATAGCAGTCCCATTACACAGACTAATCTCCATAATTAAATGTATTACCAAATTTGGGCTTTTCTTTCAGAAAGCATAGACAAAGTTAATTTTAATTTATATACTTCTTGTGGGTCTATAGATGGTAATATTATATATAACCATTTCTCTTGTTCCAAACAGTGGCTACATATCTCCAGAGTATGCCTTTGATGGGATTTGCTCAATCA belongs to Miscanthus floridulus cultivar M001 chromosome 4, ASM1932011v1, whole genome shotgun sequence and includes:
- the LOC136550236 gene encoding cysteine-rich receptor-like protein kinase 19, translated to MLLVSLLLLLSSPKLLAEGPFCSNANTACMPSSTYMSSLKSLAEDLIGIITSSNSHSAHGAAGTGAGRVYGAVLCRGDTTPGHDCAQRLEAIYAAISNSSSPCSSQKNINLFYDRNRTQLIFSDQDFNSSSSNSQECVVSANLNPPPISDGDDSEFDVPVSKLMNQLADDMVSKSVSRYETGQGWLPQTNQTVYGLVQCTDDIAWEDCRGCLKGIINNRKQMVGSGQMGGAILGMYCSLWYQTEVKFFAGNPTLSVDMPVDPPPNKFWIWITIGSFSIVVSVSWLLVHIWIRTERKRERARYELQLLSMAIQNVINLWRIEEGNSGFSLYDFSQIKKATGNFSSENKLGQGGFGPVYKGLLPGGVEVAVKRLAACSVQGLLEFKNEIQLIAKLQHKNLVRLLGCCIEGDQEKILVYEYMQNKSLDLFIFDPKKRVHLNWYMRLHIIDGIAQGILYLHKHSRLCIVHRDLKASNILLDRDMTPKISDFGIARIFSSNMIESNTTRIVGTHGYISPEYAFDGICSIKSDVFSFGVLVLEIISGKRTTGFYQYDGKLYNLISYAWKLWRAGDWYQLVCCPIGNDHEVIERCIQVALLCVQESAEDRPTMDHVVTMLNGDNVSLPKPRQPGYFFVRSNESEAQSSNFNISITLER